DNA from Rosa rugosa chromosome 6, drRosRugo1.1, whole genome shotgun sequence:
TGATTGTGTAGGCTTTGATAAAACCATGTCAACAGGTCTGCGTGCTACTCGTCCTGGTGGCAGAGTTTGCCTTGTGGGAATGGGTCACGATGCGATGACTCTCCCACTTACTTCAGCTTCTGCCAGGTATACACTGATTCCAGTTATTCAGCTAGCTACACACACTAATAATGAACAAATCACGTGAAGCAAAATGAACAATAGCTACGTGAGGATTACAACTTTGTTAAGTATTGTGGATCAGGTGTGAATTTGCAAACATGGGTTTACTTGACAATTGTTGTTTCCTCTTTGACTTAGGGAGGTAGATGTGATTGGAATTTTCCGATACAAGAACACATGGCCTCTATGCCTTGAGTTTTTGAGAAGTGGTAAGATCGATGTGAAGCCCCTCATAACTCATCGGTTTGGGTTTTCTCAAAAGGAGGTGGAAGACGCCTTCGCAACCAGTGCTCGTGGAGGCAATGCCAttaaggtcatgtttaatcTGTAAAAGCAGCTGCGGCTTTATGTATCAGATCTAACGCTGTAAAGAATAGAGAAGATTACCAACAGTATGAGTGAATAAATATCTTCTCGTTCAAGTTGTATCTGTAAGGTCAGCTACAAAATGACCTCTCTACTTCAAGCTAATATGAGTACAGACTTGCTATGTTACTAAAGTTTGGAGAATTTGTAGTATATTTTCTTGGTTTAGATTTTATATTGATTGTTCTTTGGTTCAAGAAAGGATGATGAACTTcaaaaaaatgagaaagaatACAAACTCAGGATTATGGCAAAGCTACCAAGAAACATAGCACCAAGCCACAAAATTCTTTCTACTCCAACGGGAAGAGGAAAGAAAAACATGACATTAACTTCAGAGCTGCATTGAAATGGTATATTGTCCAGAGTGATAATATACAAAATATAGTACATGGGATATTTCTCAATCAAAAATTATTAAGAACCTGAAACCCAGAATGGAATAAATTTCTCAATCAGTTACCCTTTATTGTTTTCTAAAAACAGACAAGTGATCGACTCTAATGCGCTTGCCCAGGTCTGCTGCCAATGATCACTCATAAAGAGCAATATGATCCAACAACAATCACAACTCTGTTGCAAACAGCATGTACGTAAACGCTCACTCTTTACGGAGATCTGTTCTGCAGTTACAACTTTGCATGGGCCACGAAGCTTCTTTATGTCCATGGCACACAGTACGAAGGAGCGGACGAAGATGATGCTCCCGGATCCTACCTCTATATCTCATAATTCCACTCGGACTGGACACAAAAACTAGGTGTCTCTCCCTCAGACTACGCTTACTGAAGAACCCAGAATAAAATGTTAAAATACAATACGGCCCAAATAAATAATATCCTCTCTCAGGCAGTTGCAACTGGTTCGGCCAACCACTTCCATACTCTCACTTGTCCAGTTCCATCGCCAGTGAAAAACAGGCCACCAGGGCCAACCTGGATTGCTCGTATCTCctgttttgagaaaattttgccCCTCTCGGAAAACCTGTTATAATAGAATGAAATGAGCAATTACAGCAGAGTGATCAGGAAACAATGAGAGTAAAGACTAGTGTTTATTGTTTAAAGGCTCACGATGGCAAATCATAGAGGCGGACAGTGTTGTCATTGCATGCACAGAGTAAGACTGGCTTGGCTTCTGAATCATGCATCCCGCAAAGCGTAAGCAAAGGCTGCAGCAAGGTCATAACATAATCAGACTTGACATCACATCTTAACTAGTAATTTAATGATGATACATGACAGTAGCAGGTCACGGAAATTAAAACAAGCCATATCAGTAGGTACCATTCAGTCATTATGGGAATCAAAATTTATGGTTACATTATGATGTTGCAATTATACTTGCTTAACAAGCTAAGTAAACCTAGAATGCTGACAGATATTACTTGCATTAGAGTTTCTAAATTATTAGGCTATGGAGTTTCAGCCTCAAGCATTTTCTGGTGAAATCCTAAAAATAACCCAGCTTGTTCTTAGTCCATGCAGGAACAGAGATATAACTTTAGAATCAAGACATTCAAAAATGAACATACATGGTCTTCTTCGTGAGTATATGTTACTTCCAAGTTTCCACTTTGAGTAGCAGCCCAGATCTGCACAAACAAAGAATTGTAACGAGATATGCTTACAGTCCTAATGCAAAAAAGTGAATCAGTTACCATAAACACATACACCCACAAACAGCCTTATAATTTATAATTAAGGAAAGTGAGACGAACCTTTAATTTTTGATCCAAAGAAGATGATAAGAGAAACTGATCCCAGCAAAGAACGGACATCACAACTGACGTATGCTCTGTTAGTGTTTGTATACATTGCAAGTTCTCTAGGCTCCAGACCTGAAAGAATACATAGCAAGAGATGAAGGGAACAAGTCAAATGTCTGAACTACTCTTGAGCAATTAAAGACCTCAAATGACTTCCACAGGAAAGAGTTGGTGCTTATATACGGTTAATATTATACTGAACTGGACTTACCCTTATAGAATGATCCATTGAACCAGAATAAAGCCTGTTTGCTCCAACTACTAATGATACAACTGCAAGGGTGTGACCTTTAAGTGAATAAGCCGGTTCGAAGCACTTAGTGACTGTATTAAACTTCCAAGCCAAGATAGAACCATCCTGCATCAGACGAAACATAACTTTTTCCACAACATTACAAGAATATGCTGATGACACGCATGCACAGAAGAAAATGGAGAGTGAGGGATGGAGGAAGTAGATGCAAGGGTGTCCCGTCAATGAGATGTAAACTGTCCTCCCTCAGAATATAGTTTACAATTGGATGATGCAGCTGTCCATACAACAATATTCACTGCTGAAATCCCCAACAAGAAAGCTTAACAAGAATGGGGACCAGacaaaattaaacaataaaTGTAGTCCAGGAATTACCTGCGTACCAGCAAAGAGCAAATCATTGCCCACAACCATGGCATAAACTTGTCCAACAGGCCCACTAAGACTCATTTCGGAGTTAGCTTGGGTGTTCCACGCCTAGAAAACCATATCCATGAATGAATGAGGTGGTATAATATAAAATTTTGCAGCAATGAGCTCACGTTAAAAGAGATTCTTGTTCTACCTTTACAGCATTTGGTATACCAACAAAAACCCAAGGACCTTCACTGATCATACAACCCACTTCACCACCAAGATTAATTACTCCCAGGCACTGTAAAATACAGACATATAAGAACATGGATTATTTGTCTCATCCACTGGACTGAAAAGTACAAGTGGAAAATACTATCCAACAATCTTGATTAAGAACATGATCCTGTGAATGGTGAAATGAAAAGACACGAGAATGAAATATATGAGAACATTTCTCTAGAAACTCTCCAGTCTCCCATGGCAACAACTCTGATAAAATCCCTCCTCCAGATCTTTATGCAACCAACATTACAAGCCAATTTTCCTTTCCACGAATTTTGCAACTTATAAGTTCACAGACTCTCTCATTACAACTTCCATCAGTCTAACTATATAATTAAAAGATCATGCAGCTACATTCAGTCAAAATTCAATGGAAACTACATTATACAGACCACATCCACTTAGTATATTAAGCTTACAACAGACTGTGATCATTTAAGTTTCTCGACAGAATTATTTGAggacattaaaaaaaaaaaaaaccctcctATTAGGCAGTGACCTTATAACTATAATCGATACGAAACCCCTATTCTCGTGCTTCGAATTCAACTTTTTATCCACTAATTAAACACTACACTTTCACCTATCAAATAACAAGGAAAAACTAACCGAAACCAAAAGCGAACCGTTACCTGACCAGACTGGCAATCCCATACTCTCACAGTCTCATCCTTACTTCCAGTATAAAGCTTATCAGACCCAGAAGGCAATGCAATCCCACTAACAACctgttcacaaaaaaaaaacaaaaacatcaacCATCAAATTTTCACAAATGCACAGAAACAATGACAATCCAAGGGTCCATAACTCACATTCTGATGCCCCTCAAGCGTCGTCAACAAGCTAACACAGTCCCCCATGCTCCAAGAATGCAAGAACTTACACCTATCGCCATAGCTACAGTTCCCCTGAACCCAATAATTACACACCTTATCCATCTTCCTAACGAAAACCCTATTACCCCCTCCGGTCCGCCCCCACGTGTTCGAAGCTCCGCCGTTGAAGTTATTCGGACCCCGGCCACGTGGCCCCGACGACGGGCCGTCGGTGGCGGCTGCGAAGCCGTGTTGCCGCTTAGACGACGCCGTTCCGTTGAGCCCGCCAGGCGGCGCCGGTAGCTCTCGGTGGAGATAAGGGCAAGGGTGGCGATTGCACTTGCCCGCTCTCCAATGGTAGCATACCTTCTGATTCTTGTTCGGGTCGGATTGCGGCCCGCCCAATCTCGTGAAGATCCGCTTGCTTCCGCCTCCGTCTACATCCATTAGCTTCGGATTTTTTCAATTCCGGGATTTCAATTTGGGTGAAATTGAGTTTTTCGAGGTTGATCGGAGTGGATTTGGTGATCGGAATCGGAGTATGAGGGAATCGGAGACCCTAGATTGGTCGCCGGAGGAGCTTGAATTTCAGAAACCCTAAAAACTGATCTGAGACTAGTCGCTCTCTGATCAGAGTTCTCTCCGGAGGTGGTGATGTACAGACTATAATTTGCGTCATCTCTACGAGGAAATGTGGAATTACTTCTGTGCCCCTGGTGGTTAGAAAGCGCGGCAGAGTGGCTCAGGGATTTATTTGTCTTTTTGTAAGTGCTTTGTGTTTACGTGGAGCTTGAATTTACTTGAAAGCGGTAGTTGTTTGGTGCGGAGCGGTGCCGTTTTGGTTGATTGAAGTTTTTTAGGTTAATTGAGGTAATTGAGTTAGAAGATGGAGTTAATTAGGTTGATTTAGTGAATCATACAATGCTAATGTAAGTTTGGGACATAAACAATTGTAAATTGTTCGGACTCTTTTGAACAATGTTCAAATATTCGGTTATCAATGTTTGAATCATTTTCACTCATGCTagagctcaagctttggaagaaaCGCCCATCAATCTCGGTTAGAATCTCATGGAGTCAACAAAATGGCTAGGTATAAAGTTTGAAATCatgttaattgtttttttttcactacTAAGTCTTTATTTACTTTCATCCAAAACAAAAGCTCAAGATTTTCAAACATTGTATATATTGTTCGGACTCTCTTGAATAATGTTCAAATCTTTGGTTACCAATGTTTGAATCATTTTCACTCTTGCTAAAGCTCAAGCTCTGGAAGAAACGTCCATCAATCTTGGTTAGAATCTCATGGAGTCAACAAAATGGCTAGGAATAAAGTTTGAAAtcatgttaatttttttttttcactactcTAAGTCTTTATTTACTTTCATCCAAAACAAAAGCTCAAGATTTTCAaacattgtgtgtgtgtgtgtgtgtgtgtgtgtgtgtgtgtatttgcaGATTTAGCTCATATTACATAATTGATATTACAGTGCACGGACACGCTTACACTTAGATTTTACTATTTAAGCAAAAGAATTTTCAGGATGAATAACACGAAATGAAATGCAAATGAAAACGTAATGACGAGTGTTATGAAATGTATCGAAGTTAAACACTCAAACGATTATGAGACACCAAACATCTCtcaccgtctctctctctctctctctatctctctttctctctcctctcctctccctccctctctttcaaagtctttctctctcctaTCACCCCCTTTTACAGTGAGAGGCTGAGAGCCCTGGTATGTGTGAATATGAAAAAGAAGACTAAAACGACATGCAGTTTCCAACCAAAAGAGCAAAAGGAAAAAACGACAGTCTCCATGCCACGTGGCGTAACAAAATTGAAACTTTACATTCTTCGTTTCCTTGGCGCAGGAATCCGGCATCCACAGTAACACCGCGATCCGACCTTACTATTTAAACGAGAGCCCCTCTCTCACTCttgatttcaaaattttcaaaatctaGCTCTCtacctactctctctctctctaagcctTTTCCAGTCACAGAAAAAGAGCTCTCATCCAAATggcgaagaagaagagaaaaccaCCGAGCAACACCGACAAGGTGAGAGCACCTCTCTTTGTCTCTCCGAATCAGTTCttcggttctctctctctctgtgcgaATTAGTTATTCGGTTCTTCGAATCACTTCTTCGGTTTTGCGAATCgtttcttcataattttataattaaggAATCCGTACGGCTATTTTTTGAATTGAATTTATCTTTGATTCAATGATGTGATCTTCGCCTATTCTAAGATGAAATTTATCACAGAATTAACTCAAATGCATGTAGCACTAATTCAAATTCTTCATGATCAGATGAAGAAGTGTCCAAATTGCAACTATGTGTTCGAAGTGAACTGTCTGGATGCTCACGTTCGGATTGCTCATGTGATTGGACTTCAACAAGAGCATGATTCCAA
Protein-coding regions in this window:
- the LOC133718007 gene encoding zinc finger CCCH domain-containing protein 48, whose protein sequence is MDVDGGGSKRIFTRLGGPQSDPNKNQKVCYHWRAGKCNRHPCPYLHRELPAPPGGLNGTASSKRQHGFAAATDGPSSGPRGRGPNNFNGGASNTWGRTGGGNRVFVRKMDKVCNYWVQGNCSYGDRCKFLHSWSMGDCVSLLTTLEGHQNVVSGIALPSGSDKLYTGSKDETVRVWDCQSGQCLGVINLGGEVGCMISEGPWVFVGIPNAVKAWNTQANSEMSLSGPVGQVYAMVVGNDLLFAGTQDGSILAWKFNTVTKCFEPAYSLKGHTLAVVSLVVGANRLYSGSMDHSIRVWSLENLQCIQTLTEHTSVVMSVLCWDQFLLSSSLDQKLKIWAATQSGNLEVTYTHEEDHPLLTLCGMHDSEAKPVLLCACNDNTVRLYDLPSFSERGKIFSKQEIRAIQVGPGGLFFTGDGTGQVRVWKWLAEPVATA